Proteins from one Ricinus communis isolate WT05 ecotype wild-type chromosome 9, ASM1957865v1, whole genome shotgun sequence genomic window:
- the LOC8286862 gene encoding protein NOI4 codes for MSDTGRPLPKFGEWDVNDPASAEGFTVIFNKARDEKKTGGKPDSPGKADSHIKSGVDSGKPQGKKWFCCIQSPTTES; via the exons ATGTCG GATACAGGTCGACCATTGCCAAAATTTGGTGAATGGGATGTTAATGATCCTGCTTCAGCTGAGGGATTTACTGTGATCTTCAACAAGGCTAGGGATGAGAAGAAGACGGGCGGCAAACCTGACTCACCTGGAAAGGCtgattctcatattaagtcTGGAGTGGATTCTGGCAAGCCTCAGGGT AAAAAATGGTTTTGCTGCATTCAGAGTCCGACTACAGAATCTTGA